The Ananas comosus cultivar F153 linkage group 2, ASM154086v1, whole genome shotgun sequence genome contains a region encoding:
- the LOC109706718 gene encoding calcium-transporting ATPase 8, plasma membrane-type-like isoform X1, giving the protein MDLRSPERYHRRYDEECGGGGGGGGGDGEICSSSDDAFDIPPKNAPLERLRRWRQAALVLNASRRFRYTLDLKREEEKENIRRKIRAHAQVIRAAFLFKEAGEREAPVDTVGGKLVDAAAGFLIRAEQLNTMTRDHNLSTLQEYGGVKGLAKMLKSNVDRGTSEDDMELMQRREAFGANTYPRKKGRSFLLFLWEACQDLTLIILMVAAVISLALGMTTESVSEGWYDGGSIAFAVILVILVTAISDYRQSLQFQVLNEEKQNIQLEVIRGGRRIETSIFDLVVGDVVPLKIGDQVPADGILISGHSLAIDESSMTGEAKIVHKDQKAPFLMSGCKVADGYGTMLVSAVGINTEWGLLMANISEDNGEETPLQVRLNGVATFIGMVGLTVAGAVLVVLWIRYFTGHTKNPDGTAQFIKGKTSVKEAFNGAIKILTVAVTIVVVAVPEGLPLAVTLTLAYSMRKMMRDKALVRRLSSCETMGSATTICSDKTGTLTLNQMTVVEAYVGGTKLDLPENTKVLSAAASSVVIEGIAQNTTGSVFEPEDGGATEVTGSPTEKAILSWGVKMGMKFSDVRSKSSIIHVFPFSSEKKRGGVAVQLVDNNVHIHWKGAAELVLASCKSWLSADGLVHSLTPEKMNEYQKSIVDMAEASLRCVAFAYRPYDLEKVPKGEQLSNWELPGDDLILLGIVGIKDPCRPGVKDAVKLCTTAGVKVRMVTGDNIQTAKAIALECGILDSGVAVTEPTVIEGRAFRALSEGDREAIAEKITVMGRSSPNDKLLLVQALKKKGHVVAVTGDGTNDAPALHEADIGLAMGIQGTEVAKESSDIIILDDNFASVVKVVRWGRSVYANIQKFIQFQLTVNVAALVINVIAAISSGDVPLNAVQLLWVNLIMDTLGALALATEPPTDKLMKRSPVGRREPLITNIMWRNLIIQAVYQVTVLLIFNFAGRSILRLKHDSRDHAERVKNTFIFNTFVLCQIFNEFNARKPDEKNIFRGVTKNGFFMGIIAVTILLQVLIIEFLGRFTSTVRLNWKLWLVSIGIGFVSWPLALVGKFIPVPNIPFLEYFRRCWKSPQQVGARNEVGRKYNLSTSAGKRI; this is encoded by the exons ATGGATCTGCGGTCGCCGGAGAGGTACCATCGGAGGTACGACGAGgagtgcggcggcggaggaggcggcggcggcggcgatggcgagATCTGCTCCTCCAGCGACGACGCCTTCGACATTCCCCCCAAGAACGCCCCCCTCGAGCGCCTCCGACGGTGGAGG CAAGCTGCTCTTGTGCTCAATGCATCCCGTCGATTTAGATACACTCTTGACTTGAAAAgggaggaagagaaggagaacATAAGGAGAAAGATTAGGGCTCATGCTCAAGTTATACGG GCAGCATTTCTTTTCAAGGAGGCTGGGGAAAGAGAGGCACCTG TAGATACTGTTGGTGGAAAGCTGGTGGATGCTGCTGCTGGTTTTCTAATTCGTGCGGAACAACTTAATACAATGACCAGGGATCACAATTTATCCACTCTTCAGGAATATGGAGGG GTTAAAGGGCTAGCAAAAATGTTAAAATCCAATGTAGACAGAGGAACAAGTGAAGATGACATGGAACTAATGCAAAGAAGAGAGGCATTTGGAGCTAACACATATCCCCGCAAGAAAGGAAGAAGCTTTTTG CTTTTCCTATGGGAGGCTTGCCAAGATTTGACTCTTATCATCCTGATGGTAGCTGCAGTTATATCTTTGGCATTGGGAATGACCACAGAG AGTGTAAGTGAAGGATGGTATGATGGTGGAAGCATTGCTTTTGCTGTTATTCTTGTTATACTTGTTACAG CAATCAGTGATTACAGACAATCTCTACAGTTCCAAGTTCTGAATGAAGAGAAACAAAATATACAGTTGGAG GTGATCAGAGGCGGTCGAAGGATTGAAACTTCAATATTTGATCTTGTTGTTGGTGACGTTGTTCCCCTTAAAATTGGTGATCAA GTTCCTGCTGACGGCATTCTGATTTCTGGTCATTCTCTTGCAATTGATGAATCGAGTATGACTGGAGAAGCTAAGATT GTCCATAAGGATCAAAAGGCACCCTTTTTGATGTCTGGCTGCAAAGTTGCTGATGGCTATGGTACAATGTTG GTATCTGCTGTTGGAATCAATACTGAATGGGGTCTATTGATGGCCAACATATCCGAGGATAATGGTGAAGAAACTCCCTTGCAG GTGCGGCTGAATGGTGTTGCTACTTTTATTGGTATGGTAGGGTTGACAGTTGCTGGGGCGGTCCTTGTAGTCCTGTGGATCAG ATACTTTACCGGACATACTAAGAATCCTGATGGAACTGCTCAGTTTATAAAGGGAAAGACAAGTGTAAAGGAAGCATTCAATGGAGCTATTAAAATCTTGACTGTTGCA GTAACTATTGTCGTCGTCGCAGTGCCTGAAGGGCTTCCTTTGGCTGTAACCTTAAC CCTAGCATATTCAATGCGAAAAATGATGAGAGACAAGGCCCTG GTTCGCAGGCTTTCATCTTGTGAAACAATGGGATCAGCAACAACAATTTGCAGTGACAAGACTGGGACTCTGACCTTAAATCAG ATGACAGTTGTGGAGGCTTATGTTGGCGGAACGAAGTTAGATCTTCCAGAGAATACTAAAGTGTTGTCAGCAGCTGCATCTTCTGTAGTGATTGAAGGCATTGCTCAGAATACAACAGGCAGTGTTTTTGAGCCAGAG GATGGTGGAGCTACTGAGGTCACAGGCTCACCTACTGAAAAAGCCATCCTTTCATGGGGCGTCAAG aTGGGGATGAAGTTTAGTGATGTGAGATCAAAATCTTCAATCATTCATGTCTTCCCTTTCAGCTCGGAGAAGAAACGTGGTGGTGTTGCAGTACAGCTG GTAGACAATAATGTTCATATACACTGGAAAGGTGCTGCTGAATTAGTCCTGGCTTCTTGTAAAAGCTGGCTATCTGCAGATGGTCTGGTTCATTCTCTGACTCCCGAAAAG ATGAATGAGTACCAGAAATCAATCGTAGATATGGCAGAAGCTAGCCTACGTTGTGTTGCTTTTGCATACCGTCCATATGATTTAGAGAAAGTTCCAAAGGGCGAGCAATTAAGCAACTGGGAATTGCCCGGGGATGATCTTATTCTGCTTGGTATAGTTGGCATAAAG GATCCATGTCGTCCAGGAGTGAAGGATGCTGTAAAATTATGCACTACTGCAGGTGTCAAG GTACGAATGGTCACTGGAGATAATATTCAGACTGCTAAAGCCATAGCATTGGAGTGCGGGATACTTGACTCAGGTGTTGCTGTGACAGAGCCAACAGTTATAGAGGGCAGAGCATTCCGCGCCTTGTCTGAAGGAGACAGAGAAGCAATTGCTGAAAAGATAACA GTGATGGGAAGGTCCTCTCCAAATGACAAGCTACTACTTGTACAAGCATTAAAGAAGAAAGGCCATGTGGTTGCTGTTACTGGAGACGGTACTAATGATGCTCCTGCATTACACGAG GCAGATATAGGTCTTGCGATGGGTATTCAGGGCACAGAAGTTGCAAAAGAAAGCTCTGACATCATTATATTGGACGACAATTTTGCGTCAGTTGTTAAG GTTGTACGGTGGGGTCGCTCCGTGTATGCAAATATTCAGAAATTTATCCAGTTCCAGCTCACTGTGAATGTTGCAGCACTAGTGATTAATGTGATTGCTGCTATCTCATCCGGTGATGTGCCTCTTAATGCTGTTCAG CTTCTTTGGGTCAACCTCATCATGGACACTCTTGGAGCTCTTGCTTTGGCAACCGAACCACCAACAGACAAACTTATGAAAAGATCCCCTGTTGGTCGAAG gGAACCTCTCATAACAAATATTATGTGGAGAAATCTAATAATACAG GCTGTTTATCAAGTTACTGTCCTCCTTATTTTCAACTTCGCCGGCAGGAGTATACTAAGATTGAAGCATGATAGTCGAGATCATGCTGAGAGAGTGAAAAATACCTTCATCTTTAACACATTTGTTCTCTGTCAA ATCTTCAACGAGTTCAATGCTCGAAAACCTGATGAAAAGAACATCTTCAGAGGAGTCACGAAGAATGGTTTCTTCATGGGTATAATAGCCGTGACCATTCTTCTTCAG GTCTTGATCATTGAGTTTCTTGGGAGGTTTACTTCGACTGTTAGGCTTAACTGGAAACTCTGGCTGGTTTCAATTGGTATTGGCTTTGTAAG TTGGCCTTTGGCGCTTGTCGGAAAGTTCATTCCAGTTCCCAATATTCCTTTTCTGGAGTATTTCAGACGGTGCTGGAAAAGCCCCCAACAAG TGGGAGCCAGAAATGAGGTGGgcagaaaatataatttgtctACTTCTGCCGGAAAGAGAATCTGA
- the LOC109706718 gene encoding calcium-transporting ATPase 8, plasma membrane-type-like isoform X4 — translation MDLRSPERYHRRYDEECGGGGGGGGGDGEICSSSDDAFDIPPKNAPLERLRRWRQAALVLNASRRFRYTLDLKREEEKENIRRKIRAHAQVIRAAFLFKEAGEREAPVDTVGGKLVDAAAGFLIRAEQLNTMTRDHNLSTLQEYGGVKGLAKMLKSNVDRGTSEDDMELMQRREAFGANTYPRKKGRSFLLFLWEACQDLTLIILMVAAVISLALGMTTESVSEGWYDGGSIAFAVILVILVTAISDYRQSLQFQVLNEEKQNIQLEVIRGGRRIETSIFDLVVGDVVPLKIGDQVPADGILISGHSLAIDESSMTGEAKIVHKDQKAPFLMSGCKVADGYGTMLVSAVGINTEWGLLMANISEDNGEETPLQVRLNGVATFIGMVGLTVAGAVLVVLWIRYFTGHTKNPDGTAQFIKGKTSVKEAFNGAIKILTVAVTIVVVAVPEGLPLAVTLTLAYSMRKMMRDKALVRRLSSCETMGSATTICSDKTGTLTLNQMTVVEAYVGGTKLDLPENTKVLSAAASSVVIEGIAQNTTGSVFEPEDGGATEVTGSPTEKAILSWGVKMGMKFSDVRSKSSIIHVFPFSSEKKRGGVAVQLVDNNVHIHWKGAAELVLASCKSWLSADGLVHSLTPEKMNEYQKSIVDMAEASLRCVAFAYRPYDLEKVPKGEQLSNWELPGDDLILLGIVGIKDPCRPGVKDAVKLCTTAGVKVRMVTGDNIQTAKAIALECGILDSGVAVTEPTVIEGRAFRALSEGDREAIAEKITVMGRSSPNDKLLLVQALKKKGHVVAVTGDGTNDAPALHEADIGLAMGIQGTEVAKESSDIIILDDNFASVVKVVRWGRSVYANIQKFIQFQLTVNVAALVINVIAAISSGDVPLNAVQLLWVNLIMDTLGALALATEPPTDKLMKRSPVGRREPLITNIMWRNLIIQAVYQVTVLLIFNFAGRSILRLKHDSRDHAERVKNTFIFNTFVLCQIFNEFNARKPDEKNIFRGVTKNGFFMGIIAVTILLQVLIIEFLGRFTSTVRLNWKLWLVSIGIGFVSWPLALVGKFIPVPNIPFLEYFRRCWKSPQQGQAAP, via the exons ATGGATCTGCGGTCGCCGGAGAGGTACCATCGGAGGTACGACGAGgagtgcggcggcggaggaggcggcggcggcggcgatggcgagATCTGCTCCTCCAGCGACGACGCCTTCGACATTCCCCCCAAGAACGCCCCCCTCGAGCGCCTCCGACGGTGGAGG CAAGCTGCTCTTGTGCTCAATGCATCCCGTCGATTTAGATACACTCTTGACTTGAAAAgggaggaagagaaggagaacATAAGGAGAAAGATTAGGGCTCATGCTCAAGTTATACGG GCAGCATTTCTTTTCAAGGAGGCTGGGGAAAGAGAGGCACCTG TAGATACTGTTGGTGGAAAGCTGGTGGATGCTGCTGCTGGTTTTCTAATTCGTGCGGAACAACTTAATACAATGACCAGGGATCACAATTTATCCACTCTTCAGGAATATGGAGGG GTTAAAGGGCTAGCAAAAATGTTAAAATCCAATGTAGACAGAGGAACAAGTGAAGATGACATGGAACTAATGCAAAGAAGAGAGGCATTTGGAGCTAACACATATCCCCGCAAGAAAGGAAGAAGCTTTTTG CTTTTCCTATGGGAGGCTTGCCAAGATTTGACTCTTATCATCCTGATGGTAGCTGCAGTTATATCTTTGGCATTGGGAATGACCACAGAG AGTGTAAGTGAAGGATGGTATGATGGTGGAAGCATTGCTTTTGCTGTTATTCTTGTTATACTTGTTACAG CAATCAGTGATTACAGACAATCTCTACAGTTCCAAGTTCTGAATGAAGAGAAACAAAATATACAGTTGGAG GTGATCAGAGGCGGTCGAAGGATTGAAACTTCAATATTTGATCTTGTTGTTGGTGACGTTGTTCCCCTTAAAATTGGTGATCAA GTTCCTGCTGACGGCATTCTGATTTCTGGTCATTCTCTTGCAATTGATGAATCGAGTATGACTGGAGAAGCTAAGATT GTCCATAAGGATCAAAAGGCACCCTTTTTGATGTCTGGCTGCAAAGTTGCTGATGGCTATGGTACAATGTTG GTATCTGCTGTTGGAATCAATACTGAATGGGGTCTATTGATGGCCAACATATCCGAGGATAATGGTGAAGAAACTCCCTTGCAG GTGCGGCTGAATGGTGTTGCTACTTTTATTGGTATGGTAGGGTTGACAGTTGCTGGGGCGGTCCTTGTAGTCCTGTGGATCAG ATACTTTACCGGACATACTAAGAATCCTGATGGAACTGCTCAGTTTATAAAGGGAAAGACAAGTGTAAAGGAAGCATTCAATGGAGCTATTAAAATCTTGACTGTTGCA GTAACTATTGTCGTCGTCGCAGTGCCTGAAGGGCTTCCTTTGGCTGTAACCTTAAC CCTAGCATATTCAATGCGAAAAATGATGAGAGACAAGGCCCTG GTTCGCAGGCTTTCATCTTGTGAAACAATGGGATCAGCAACAACAATTTGCAGTGACAAGACTGGGACTCTGACCTTAAATCAG ATGACAGTTGTGGAGGCTTATGTTGGCGGAACGAAGTTAGATCTTCCAGAGAATACTAAAGTGTTGTCAGCAGCTGCATCTTCTGTAGTGATTGAAGGCATTGCTCAGAATACAACAGGCAGTGTTTTTGAGCCAGAG GATGGTGGAGCTACTGAGGTCACAGGCTCACCTACTGAAAAAGCCATCCTTTCATGGGGCGTCAAG aTGGGGATGAAGTTTAGTGATGTGAGATCAAAATCTTCAATCATTCATGTCTTCCCTTTCAGCTCGGAGAAGAAACGTGGTGGTGTTGCAGTACAGCTG GTAGACAATAATGTTCATATACACTGGAAAGGTGCTGCTGAATTAGTCCTGGCTTCTTGTAAAAGCTGGCTATCTGCAGATGGTCTGGTTCATTCTCTGACTCCCGAAAAG ATGAATGAGTACCAGAAATCAATCGTAGATATGGCAGAAGCTAGCCTACGTTGTGTTGCTTTTGCATACCGTCCATATGATTTAGAGAAAGTTCCAAAGGGCGAGCAATTAAGCAACTGGGAATTGCCCGGGGATGATCTTATTCTGCTTGGTATAGTTGGCATAAAG GATCCATGTCGTCCAGGAGTGAAGGATGCTGTAAAATTATGCACTACTGCAGGTGTCAAG GTACGAATGGTCACTGGAGATAATATTCAGACTGCTAAAGCCATAGCATTGGAGTGCGGGATACTTGACTCAGGTGTTGCTGTGACAGAGCCAACAGTTATAGAGGGCAGAGCATTCCGCGCCTTGTCTGAAGGAGACAGAGAAGCAATTGCTGAAAAGATAACA GTGATGGGAAGGTCCTCTCCAAATGACAAGCTACTACTTGTACAAGCATTAAAGAAGAAAGGCCATGTGGTTGCTGTTACTGGAGACGGTACTAATGATGCTCCTGCATTACACGAG GCAGATATAGGTCTTGCGATGGGTATTCAGGGCACAGAAGTTGCAAAAGAAAGCTCTGACATCATTATATTGGACGACAATTTTGCGTCAGTTGTTAAG GTTGTACGGTGGGGTCGCTCCGTGTATGCAAATATTCAGAAATTTATCCAGTTCCAGCTCACTGTGAATGTTGCAGCACTAGTGATTAATGTGATTGCTGCTATCTCATCCGGTGATGTGCCTCTTAATGCTGTTCAG CTTCTTTGGGTCAACCTCATCATGGACACTCTTGGAGCTCTTGCTTTGGCAACCGAACCACCAACAGACAAACTTATGAAAAGATCCCCTGTTGGTCGAAG gGAACCTCTCATAACAAATATTATGTGGAGAAATCTAATAATACAG GCTGTTTATCAAGTTACTGTCCTCCTTATTTTCAACTTCGCCGGCAGGAGTATACTAAGATTGAAGCATGATAGTCGAGATCATGCTGAGAGAGTGAAAAATACCTTCATCTTTAACACATTTGTTCTCTGTCAA ATCTTCAACGAGTTCAATGCTCGAAAACCTGATGAAAAGAACATCTTCAGAGGAGTCACGAAGAATGGTTTCTTCATGGGTATAATAGCCGTGACCATTCTTCTTCAG GTCTTGATCATTGAGTTTCTTGGGAGGTTTACTTCGACTGTTAGGCTTAACTGGAAACTCTGGCTGGTTTCAATTGGTATTGGCTTTGTAAG TTGGCCTTTGGCGCTTGTCGGAAAGTTCATTCCAGTTCCCAATATTCCTTTTCTGGAGTATTTCAGACGGTGCTGGAAAAGCCCCCAACAAG GTCAAGCAGCCCCTTAA
- the LOC109706718 gene encoding calcium-transporting ATPase 8, plasma membrane-type-like isoform X2, which produces MDLRSPERYHRRYDEECGGGGGGGGGDGEICSSSDDAFDIPPKNAPLERLRRWRQAALVLNASRRFRYTLDLKREEEKENIRRKIRAHAQVIRAAFLFKEAGEREAPDTVGGKLVDAAAGFLIRAEQLNTMTRDHNLSTLQEYGGVKGLAKMLKSNVDRGTSEDDMELMQRREAFGANTYPRKKGRSFLLFLWEACQDLTLIILMVAAVISLALGMTTESVSEGWYDGGSIAFAVILVILVTAISDYRQSLQFQVLNEEKQNIQLEVIRGGRRIETSIFDLVVGDVVPLKIGDQVPADGILISGHSLAIDESSMTGEAKIVHKDQKAPFLMSGCKVADGYGTMLVSAVGINTEWGLLMANISEDNGEETPLQVRLNGVATFIGMVGLTVAGAVLVVLWIRYFTGHTKNPDGTAQFIKGKTSVKEAFNGAIKILTVAVTIVVVAVPEGLPLAVTLTLAYSMRKMMRDKALVRRLSSCETMGSATTICSDKTGTLTLNQMTVVEAYVGGTKLDLPENTKVLSAAASSVVIEGIAQNTTGSVFEPEDGGATEVTGSPTEKAILSWGVKMGMKFSDVRSKSSIIHVFPFSSEKKRGGVAVQLVDNNVHIHWKGAAELVLASCKSWLSADGLVHSLTPEKMNEYQKSIVDMAEASLRCVAFAYRPYDLEKVPKGEQLSNWELPGDDLILLGIVGIKDPCRPGVKDAVKLCTTAGVKVRMVTGDNIQTAKAIALECGILDSGVAVTEPTVIEGRAFRALSEGDREAIAEKITVMGRSSPNDKLLLVQALKKKGHVVAVTGDGTNDAPALHEADIGLAMGIQGTEVAKESSDIIILDDNFASVVKVVRWGRSVYANIQKFIQFQLTVNVAALVINVIAAISSGDVPLNAVQLLWVNLIMDTLGALALATEPPTDKLMKRSPVGRREPLITNIMWRNLIIQAVYQVTVLLIFNFAGRSILRLKHDSRDHAERVKNTFIFNTFVLCQIFNEFNARKPDEKNIFRGVTKNGFFMGIIAVTILLQVLIIEFLGRFTSTVRLNWKLWLVSIGIGFVSWPLALVGKFIPVPNIPFLEYFRRCWKSPQQVGARNEVGRKYNLSTSAGKRI; this is translated from the exons ATGGATCTGCGGTCGCCGGAGAGGTACCATCGGAGGTACGACGAGgagtgcggcggcggaggaggcggcggcggcggcgatggcgagATCTGCTCCTCCAGCGACGACGCCTTCGACATTCCCCCCAAGAACGCCCCCCTCGAGCGCCTCCGACGGTGGAGG CAAGCTGCTCTTGTGCTCAATGCATCCCGTCGATTTAGATACACTCTTGACTTGAAAAgggaggaagagaaggagaacATAAGGAGAAAGATTAGGGCTCATGCTCAAGTTATACGG GCAGCATTTCTTTTCAAGGAGGCTGGGGAAAGAGAGGCACCTG ATACTGTTGGTGGAAAGCTGGTGGATGCTGCTGCTGGTTTTCTAATTCGTGCGGAACAACTTAATACAATGACCAGGGATCACAATTTATCCACTCTTCAGGAATATGGAGGG GTTAAAGGGCTAGCAAAAATGTTAAAATCCAATGTAGACAGAGGAACAAGTGAAGATGACATGGAACTAATGCAAAGAAGAGAGGCATTTGGAGCTAACACATATCCCCGCAAGAAAGGAAGAAGCTTTTTG CTTTTCCTATGGGAGGCTTGCCAAGATTTGACTCTTATCATCCTGATGGTAGCTGCAGTTATATCTTTGGCATTGGGAATGACCACAGAG AGTGTAAGTGAAGGATGGTATGATGGTGGAAGCATTGCTTTTGCTGTTATTCTTGTTATACTTGTTACAG CAATCAGTGATTACAGACAATCTCTACAGTTCCAAGTTCTGAATGAAGAGAAACAAAATATACAGTTGGAG GTGATCAGAGGCGGTCGAAGGATTGAAACTTCAATATTTGATCTTGTTGTTGGTGACGTTGTTCCCCTTAAAATTGGTGATCAA GTTCCTGCTGACGGCATTCTGATTTCTGGTCATTCTCTTGCAATTGATGAATCGAGTATGACTGGAGAAGCTAAGATT GTCCATAAGGATCAAAAGGCACCCTTTTTGATGTCTGGCTGCAAAGTTGCTGATGGCTATGGTACAATGTTG GTATCTGCTGTTGGAATCAATACTGAATGGGGTCTATTGATGGCCAACATATCCGAGGATAATGGTGAAGAAACTCCCTTGCAG GTGCGGCTGAATGGTGTTGCTACTTTTATTGGTATGGTAGGGTTGACAGTTGCTGGGGCGGTCCTTGTAGTCCTGTGGATCAG ATACTTTACCGGACATACTAAGAATCCTGATGGAACTGCTCAGTTTATAAAGGGAAAGACAAGTGTAAAGGAAGCATTCAATGGAGCTATTAAAATCTTGACTGTTGCA GTAACTATTGTCGTCGTCGCAGTGCCTGAAGGGCTTCCTTTGGCTGTAACCTTAAC CCTAGCATATTCAATGCGAAAAATGATGAGAGACAAGGCCCTG GTTCGCAGGCTTTCATCTTGTGAAACAATGGGATCAGCAACAACAATTTGCAGTGACAAGACTGGGACTCTGACCTTAAATCAG ATGACAGTTGTGGAGGCTTATGTTGGCGGAACGAAGTTAGATCTTCCAGAGAATACTAAAGTGTTGTCAGCAGCTGCATCTTCTGTAGTGATTGAAGGCATTGCTCAGAATACAACAGGCAGTGTTTTTGAGCCAGAG GATGGTGGAGCTACTGAGGTCACAGGCTCACCTACTGAAAAAGCCATCCTTTCATGGGGCGTCAAG aTGGGGATGAAGTTTAGTGATGTGAGATCAAAATCTTCAATCATTCATGTCTTCCCTTTCAGCTCGGAGAAGAAACGTGGTGGTGTTGCAGTACAGCTG GTAGACAATAATGTTCATATACACTGGAAAGGTGCTGCTGAATTAGTCCTGGCTTCTTGTAAAAGCTGGCTATCTGCAGATGGTCTGGTTCATTCTCTGACTCCCGAAAAG ATGAATGAGTACCAGAAATCAATCGTAGATATGGCAGAAGCTAGCCTACGTTGTGTTGCTTTTGCATACCGTCCATATGATTTAGAGAAAGTTCCAAAGGGCGAGCAATTAAGCAACTGGGAATTGCCCGGGGATGATCTTATTCTGCTTGGTATAGTTGGCATAAAG GATCCATGTCGTCCAGGAGTGAAGGATGCTGTAAAATTATGCACTACTGCAGGTGTCAAG GTACGAATGGTCACTGGAGATAATATTCAGACTGCTAAAGCCATAGCATTGGAGTGCGGGATACTTGACTCAGGTGTTGCTGTGACAGAGCCAACAGTTATAGAGGGCAGAGCATTCCGCGCCTTGTCTGAAGGAGACAGAGAAGCAATTGCTGAAAAGATAACA GTGATGGGAAGGTCCTCTCCAAATGACAAGCTACTACTTGTACAAGCATTAAAGAAGAAAGGCCATGTGGTTGCTGTTACTGGAGACGGTACTAATGATGCTCCTGCATTACACGAG GCAGATATAGGTCTTGCGATGGGTATTCAGGGCACAGAAGTTGCAAAAGAAAGCTCTGACATCATTATATTGGACGACAATTTTGCGTCAGTTGTTAAG GTTGTACGGTGGGGTCGCTCCGTGTATGCAAATATTCAGAAATTTATCCAGTTCCAGCTCACTGTGAATGTTGCAGCACTAGTGATTAATGTGATTGCTGCTATCTCATCCGGTGATGTGCCTCTTAATGCTGTTCAG CTTCTTTGGGTCAACCTCATCATGGACACTCTTGGAGCTCTTGCTTTGGCAACCGAACCACCAACAGACAAACTTATGAAAAGATCCCCTGTTGGTCGAAG gGAACCTCTCATAACAAATATTATGTGGAGAAATCTAATAATACAG GCTGTTTATCAAGTTACTGTCCTCCTTATTTTCAACTTCGCCGGCAGGAGTATACTAAGATTGAAGCATGATAGTCGAGATCATGCTGAGAGAGTGAAAAATACCTTCATCTTTAACACATTTGTTCTCTGTCAA ATCTTCAACGAGTTCAATGCTCGAAAACCTGATGAAAAGAACATCTTCAGAGGAGTCACGAAGAATGGTTTCTTCATGGGTATAATAGCCGTGACCATTCTTCTTCAG GTCTTGATCATTGAGTTTCTTGGGAGGTTTACTTCGACTGTTAGGCTTAACTGGAAACTCTGGCTGGTTTCAATTGGTATTGGCTTTGTAAG TTGGCCTTTGGCGCTTGTCGGAAAGTTCATTCCAGTTCCCAATATTCCTTTTCTGGAGTATTTCAGACGGTGCTGGAAAAGCCCCCAACAAG TGGGAGCCAGAAATGAGGTGGgcagaaaatataatttgtctACTTCTGCCGGAAAGAGAATCTGA